A single genomic interval of Synergistaceae bacterium harbors:
- a CDS encoding adenine-specific methyltransferase EcoRI family protein, which yields MTSNRALHAASIAQQDEFYTQFTDVQEELGHYWEHFRGAKILCNCDDPFESSFFRYLALQFAYLGIKKLTATCYAGSPIAQQQLSLFEEDTPAPKRKPYCATITDYRDWNGDGRTDLLDVRYMLEHQIGCTVRVLQGDGDFRSPECVELLKDADIVITNPPFSLFREFVALMMEHNKKFLILGNKNAVTYKEIFPLSQQGKMWLGHRNMNSDFWLEVPSYENYEKTDEQGRRLKHIMACWYTNLPITKRHEFLTLLYPYTPEEYPRYDNYDAIEVSRTDRIPMDYDGVMGVPITFLDKYCPSQFEIVGCTYAYGDPGCHVPGTTWNARINGRDIYKRLFIRKKQYDENGSFYVVKHYGPDGIE from the coding sequence ATGACGAGCAATAGAGCCCTTCACGCGGCATCAATCGCTCAGCAGGATGAGTTCTACACGCAGTTCACTGACGTTCAGGAGGAACTCGGCCACTACTGGGAACACTTTCGGGGCGCAAAGATTCTGTGCAACTGCGATGACCCTTTCGAGAGCAGCTTCTTCCGCTACCTCGCGCTTCAGTTCGCGTATCTGGGCATCAAGAAGCTCACGGCGACATGCTACGCGGGAAGTCCCATCGCCCAGCAACAGTTATCGCTGTTCGAGGAGGACACTCCCGCCCCGAAGCGCAAACCTTACTGCGCAACGATCACCGACTACCGCGACTGGAACGGCGACGGCCGCACTGACCTGCTGGACGTGCGCTACATGCTCGAGCACCAGATCGGGTGCACGGTCAGAGTCCTGCAGGGGGACGGGGATTTTCGGAGTCCCGAGTGCGTGGAGCTCCTCAAGGACGCGGACATAGTCATCACGAACCCGCCCTTCTCGCTCTTCCGTGAGTTCGTCGCGCTGATGATGGAGCACAACAAGAAGTTTCTCATTCTCGGGAACAAGAACGCAGTAACGTACAAGGAGATTTTCCCTCTGAGTCAGCAGGGCAAGATGTGGCTTGGGCATCGGAACATGAACAGCGACTTCTGGCTGGAAGTTCCGAGCTACGAGAACTACGAGAAAACCGACGAACAGGGGCGGAGGCTGAAGCACATCATGGCTTGCTGGTACACGAACCTTCCGATCACGAAGCGGCATGAGTTCCTGACGCTGCTCTACCCCTACACGCCCGAAGAGTACCCCCGCTACGACAACTACGATGCTATAGAGGTGAGCCGCACGGACCGCATTCCGATGGACTACGACGGAGTGATGGGCGTGCCGATAACCTTCCTCGACAAGTACTGCCCCAGCCAGTTCGAGATTGTGGGGTGCACGTACGCCTACGGAGACCCGGGCTGCCACGTTCCCGGCACGACGTGGAACGCACGCATCAACGGCAGGGACATCTACAAGCGGCTGTTCATCCGCAAGAAACAGTACGACGAGAACGGCAGCTTCTACGTCGTCAAACATTACGGCCCCGATGGTATAGAATAG